The Falco naumanni isolate bFalNau1 chromosome 1, bFalNau1.pat, whole genome shotgun sequence genome window below encodes:
- the ALPK1 gene encoding alpha-protein kinase 1, with product MNNQNAVAMLLQECKGALDALLSAKADAGEEVEREYRRCQALLPEDLRTLLEEAKEMKWPFVPEKWQYKQDLSPEDKANLQDMISARLPDLLVYLKASIMVKDCVTAAAIVFLIDRFLYWIDASSKLLQIAKGLHRLQPTTPISPQVLIRQARLSVNTGKLLKAEYILSSLINDKGATGTWKYAKESDRILVQSVCLQIRGQILLKLGMWYEAAELIWASVVGYSKLPQPDKKGIATSLGIMADIFASMNEKDYVRFKTNANIDLSLLREFNHRLLSAAEACKLAAAYSQYTPLFVLTAVNIRGVCLLSYSHSKDCPPEKRKFYLSEAKESFEIGLLTKNDQSPVTSKQELHSFIKAAFCLTTVHRWLYGESEKLGEVSQLCREAMGKLHSYSTSVTEEEEKGMLAKEIMALITTVKKLLQVESFPNSDARSYVPDSYKGTVEKPILQGEANFEKILAMHSQHHLSVCEVFENTCRSHKTTTGGTQVGACITTLRTETKNIDTMCTAEEIVYQRKGATEMLNSPTAGIISERLSGQRDKCIGSDVMKISITEGIEPLEVEINDENSVFSRWQNRSQTTTSESSWCKLSKSSHSSSWEELNCNSSNEPPREGQQQEKGSAEEQSCTKESNENGQAAYLPSLPPRAWHSSPPEPLRSCGRSPQPSLAVDTSLAGRSVEKASLCREELWEERHQGSSSLEKKAREVSNMVTSLSTPYSVATRPEEEEEKASSWVELDCRSKDSSREGSDGNTASRPQGLCAWVHPEGETADRTEDSSFEAHLRTNGGASVLSMSIELKRASDSFVHDGPRNSAMVRHGSFKVPEVDAQAETADYTEIDLISTGDSGNNYPAASVPKYQSTPSTPAALPLRRKIPITKHFDSATTEEDEEKSQDMLSSKRQSSSSLSSSYKSAQVPKSSPESSFLNSRGSGFVFIPGRTNEEILDARFLRDDDYMQLLAGVEHNWLVQRLTPTGFFKSKQLRKAYSALLLKYSKKSGLWTGQETAVFIGDYLNVAKEGKQRSAFWIQFLHQEEILGRYVGKEYKDEKGLLHHFSDVERQMTAQYYVTEFNKRLYEQKVPTQIFYIPSAVLLILEDRTIKGCVSVEPYILGEFVKLSNNTRVVKNEYKATEYGLAYGHFTYEFSNGTDVVVDLQGWVTGNGKGLIYLTDPQIHSLNSKDVSHSNFGKKGIFYFFNDQHVKCNEICRCLSLTRPSVELTM from the exons GTTTATTTGAAAGCCTCCATCATGGTCAAGGACTGTGTAACTGCAGCTGCTATTGTGTTCCTGATTGACCGGTTCCTGTATTGGATTGATGCCTCCAGCAAACTTCTTCAGATTGCCAAAGgtctgcacaggctgcagcctACCACGCCGATCAGTCCTCAGGTGCTCATCCGCCAAGCTCGCCTCTCTGTCAACACAG gtaaacttttaaaagctgaatataTCCTAAGCAGCCTTATTAATGACAAAGGAGCAACAG GTACCTGGAAATATGCTAAGGAAAGCGATAGGATTCTCGTTCAGTCAGTCTGCTTACAAATCAGAGGACAGATTCTGCTAAAGCTtg gGATGTGGTATGAGGCAGCAGAGTTGATTTGGGCTTCAGTTGTGGGTTATTCCAAACTTCCTCAACCAGATAAAAAG gGAATTGCTACTTCCTTGGGTATTATGGCAGACATCTTCGCTTCCATGAATGAGAAGGATTATGTACGTTTTAAAACCAATGCCAATATTGACCTG AGCCTTCTCCGAGAGTTCAATCATCGCTTGCTATCAGCTGCTGAGGCCTGCAAACTAGCAGCAGCCTACAGCCAGTACACCCCGCTGTTCGTCCTCACAGCCGTG AACATCCGTGGGGTGTGTTTGCTGTCCTATAGTCACTCCAAGGACTGTCccccagaaaagagaaaattctaCTTGTCTGAAGCCAAAGAATCCTTTGAGATCGGCCTTCTCACCAAGAATGATCAGAGTCCTGTCACCAGCAAGCAGGAGCTCCATAGTTTCAttaaagctgctttctgcctcaCAACTGTGCATCGGTGGCTCTATGGGGAGAGCGAGAAACTCGGTGAGGTAAGTCAACTCTGTAGAGAAGCCATGGGAAAACTGCATTCATACAGCACTTCCGttacagaagaggaagagaaaggaatgcTTGCCAAAGAGATCATGGCTCTGATCACAACTGTGAAGAAGCTCCTGCAGGTGGAAAGCTTCCCTAATTCTGATGCCAGGTCTTATGTTCCAGACAGTTACAAAGGCACAGTGGAAAAACCTATCCTGCAAGGGGAAGCCAACTTTGAGAAAATCCTTGCCATGCATTCTCAGCATCATCTGTCAGTGTgtgaagtgtttgaaaatactTGCAGGAGTCATAAAACCACAACAGGAGGAACTCAAGTGGGAGCTTGTATCACAACCTTAAGAACAGAAACCAAAAACATAGACACTATGTGTACTGCTGAAGAAATAGTGTACCAGAGGAAAGGCGCTACGGAAATGCTGAATTCACCAACAGCAGGAATTATCTCAGAGAGACTCAGTGGCCAGAGAGATAAATGTATTGGTTCTGATGTGATGAAAATTTCCATCACTGAAGGGATTGAGCCATTAGAAGTAGAAATaaatgatgaaaacagtgttttcagcaGATGGCAAAACAGGAGTCAAACCACTACTTCAGAGAGCTCTTGGTGCAAGCTGTCAAAATCAAGTCACTCTTCCAGCTGGGAGGAACTAAACTGTAATAGCAGTAATGAGCCtcccagggaagggcagcagcaggaaaagggcTCAGCAGAGGAGCAATCTTGTACAAAAGAGTCCAATGAAAATGGTCAAGCTGCATACTTGCCCTCATTGCCTCCCAGAGCCTGGCATTCTTCTCCTCCAGAGCCTCTGCGTAGCTGTGGAAGATCTCCTCAGCCTTCCTTAGCGGTAGATACATCTCTAGCTGGGAGATCTGTGGAAAAGGCATCTCTTTGCAGAGAAGAGCTGTGGGAGGAAAGACACCAAGGAAGCAGCtctttagaaaagaaagcaagggaGGTGAGCAACATGGTTACTTCACTTTCCACCCCTTACTCTGTTGCTACCAGGcccgaggaggaggaagagaaggccTCCTCCTGGGTGGAGCTGGACTGCAGGagcaaggacagcagcagggagggcagtGATGGCAACACTGCATCCCGACCCCAGGGCCTGTGTGCATGGGTCCATCCAGAAGGAGAAACTGCAGACAGAACAGAGGATTCCTCGTTTGAGGCACATCTCCGAACAAATGGAGGTGCTTCGGTACTATCGATGAGCATTGAGTTGAAAAGGGCCAGCGATTCCTTTGTGCATGACGGGCCGAGGAATTCTGCCATGGTGAGACATGGATCTTTCAAAGTGCCTGAAGTTGATGCCCAGGCAGAAACTGCAGATTACACTGAAATTGATTTAATCAGTACTGGAGATTCAGGAAACAACTATCCTGCGGCATCTGTTCCAAAGTATCAATCAACTCCCAGTACACCTGCAGCTTTGCCCTTGCGTAGAAAGATACCCATAACCAAGCACTTTGACTCTGCCACTactgaagaagatgaagaaaagtcTCAGGACATGTTGAGCAGCAAGAGACAATCCAGTTCATCTCTGAGTTCATCATACAAATCAGCACAGGTGCCCAAGAGTTCCCCTGAAAGTTCATTTCTGAACTCAAGGGGGAGTGGTTTTGTCTTCATTCCTGGCAGAACGAATGAAGAAATCCTTGATGCTCGATTTCTGAGGGATGATGATTACATGCAGCTTCTGGCAGGAGTAGAACATAATTGGCTTGTCCAGAGACTGACGCCTACTGGATTTTTTAAGTCTAAACAGCTTCGTAAAGCATACT ctGCTCTTCTTTTAAAGTACTCAAAGAAATCAGGTCTCTGGACAGGCCAAGAAACGGCTGTATTCATCGGGGACTACCTGAATGTGGCAAAGGAAGGCAAACAGAGAAGTGCGTTTTGGATACAGTTCCTGCACCAAGAAGAAATCCTGGGAAG GTATGTTGGGAAAGAATACAAAGATGAAAAAGGACTTCTTCATCATTTCAGTGATGTGGAACGGCAAATGACTGCCCAGTACTACGTGACAGAATTCAACAAAAGGCTGTATGAGCAAAAGGTTCCTACCCAAATCTTTTATATCCCATCTGCAGTACTCCTG ATACTGGAAGACAGAACTATAAAAGGATGTGTGAGCGTGGAGCCCTACATCCTTGGGGAGTTTGTGAAGCTGTCCAATAACACAAGGGTTGTAAAGAATGAGTACAAAGCCACAGAGTATGGTCTGGCCTACGGCCATTTCACCTATGAGTTCTCCAATGGAACAGATGTTGTTGTTGATCTGCAAG GCTGGGTGACAGGTAATGGGAAAGGCCTCATCTACCTCACAGACCCCCAGATTCATTCTCTTAATAGCAAGGATGTTTCACACTCCAACTTTGGgaagaaaggaatattttacttctttaatGATCAACATGTGAAGTGCAACGAAATCTGTCGCTGCCTTTCTTTGACAAGACCCTCGGTAGAGCTGACAATGTAG